The following is a genomic window from Bombus vancouverensis nearcticus chromosome 15, iyBomVanc1_principal, whole genome shotgun sequence.
TTCAAAATAGTTCATATaactatttcaatatttaatgaATTCTAAATATCGTTATTATTCACGTAATATATTTCCAAcgacaaaataaatgtaatttgaaataatgtatcgaaagACGGCTGTTAATCAAGGTTATTTTTATCTGATCGCGGAAATGGATGAGAAACTGTGCTTGGATCAATAAATTGCGTATGAAGATTGGATGAGATGATGATTTATGATCTTCTAAGTCTACTTTATGTTTATATGCCaaacatgaaaaatataatggagactgatttatgttaattaacatttaatattaattacagtGCCTAGTTGTAAATGCAATCACAGAGTTAAGTATGTTCCATTTCTCGTACACTATTCCGTATGCAATGATTTGTATTTTTTtcgtacaaaaatccattggaAGATTATATTAcgcgtaaattaaattttgcGTCTAATGATATCTACGTAAAGCTTTCTCACAATTTGAAATTTCGTATTTCACGAAAAATTATGCAAATGACGCTAAAAAGTTTAACAAATTGTGTATTCTAATGTGTTGTTGAATATACAGAAGCTGCGGTAGTGAAGCAAATAGGGATAACTTATTCTCATGATTTCTCCTTCTATTCACTAGTTACATAATACAAACAGAAACCTAAGTGTAATAACTACTACATCAAACTTCCACCTTAGAAAGTACCTTTTTCTAAATTCTTCAGTGTTCTGAAATAAGTTGCGACGAATATTTGCAACGTTCTATTTAACCTCAAAGCTATTAGGACTTCTCAAACACTGAAACGATTTATAGTGTTGTAACTATAATATATCAGCAAATATTTCTTTAACTGCCAAATACAGATCGAGCGTATATCAGTATCATAATTATGTATTCAGTGCCATTTTTATTTGTGCATATAGTCACGCAGCATGAACGTAATGATCTTTTAAGTTCCGTTTTGCAGAACATTTCTTTTTCACTTTGTTATGATTACAATGATAACATCAAACAATCCTTGAATTAATCAGCAGACTTACGTACGTTACGGTACCGTTTGCCTTTCTCCTTGTCCTTTTTATACCGCTTCCAAGGATCTTGAGAACGGCCATTCATCAGCTACCGTAATATTTTTTTAGGCGAACGTGACATGTTATTCAATCTGTATTTTACATCGTAAATTCTAATGTCAATTGCTTGTATACTGTGATACCGGTTACATTTATATGTTTGtacatgtatattgtatatttgtatgtaattaatatatgtatatttatgcaAAACCAAAGTTAGATTTATTTCCACAAAAATAagattatacattttttgtatttatgttAGATGTAAAAATGCATTCTTTCCGATTTTTGTGTGAAATGGAAGTTTCATTTTCGGAAAGAATTCATTTATACAtctattattttagaattttaaaaggcaaaaaatttagaaaaacagTAGAATCAAAAATTGTTTAAGtttttaccattatcgcattcGCAATTTTATCAATCTTTCTGTTCGATAATGTTGGTAACTTTTTCGTTGCTTACGAAACCTACCATATCAATTTTTCTTGCATTgcattaaatttcaatattatatcACATGCTAATTATGATAGTGTGCTATACTGGATATTTTGAAAGATAGTACGAAAAGGAACCATGACAAATTCGTGACGATCACGTACTCGAATTCATTTAAAAACGCGAGAAGTGGATGTAAAGTATGTATACACTCTATAGTCTCGAATCGTTACCTACTCAAATGGCATTATGATTTAGATCGTTATCGACAAagcaaatagagaaacaattttgattttattatctATTACACGATAACGATTATGTTCATCTATATGGCAAAAACGTTGGTTTATTAACTTCGCGAAATTTCACACGTGAAATTGTAAtttatgtttaaaaattatagGCAACTACTCAAAACCTTAACAACTTGTTCGAGTAAGCATTATAgataaaaaaatgaatttatcgTGTTATGTATGAGAGAACTACCATTTATCGGCTAGCCACACGATTTTAATTATCACCTGCCAAATTAACATTAAATATTTGCACTACGTTTAACGTCTGAGCTGAGTGATTTAGCAGGTTACGATTTACTAGGTTATAGATTTTCCTGTATTTTGTTGAGCTTTGCTATATAAGAGAATGCGTCGTATTATAATTGgcaaaataagataaaatacaatttaaaacTGTTTTAAAACTAGCTGGACGAAAATATCATTTAACGTcatctataaatattttgtatcgcTAATAGGTTAGACTGTTAAACACATAGTGGAAactgaatataaaataaaagtgcCTTGctaaaaaaaaagggagaaggGTTAAAATTCCCTCACGTCACCTTTAAATGATTAAATATAAAGATAACGAAATGTCAACGTTAACTTTCACTTAAGGAAATTCATTTATATACGAATACCGCTATATAAATTGTAACCGGTGTTTTAACTCCGTTTTGACATTGAACTAGTTACATTTTTGTGCTCAATGATCAACATGGGACTTTTTACCATCGTACTGACTGATGAAAAAGTGAGATAAATCTGGAGAGAAATATTTGTTTACAGTTACGCATTTAATCGATCGAGTATttgcgataaattgtacaactaGAGAATCAATTGAAGTATTCAAAAGTCAAACTGAACcactttttaaaattttcataattttagtATCAAAATACATATCATTTAGGTTTTATTTTATCAGAAATGAAATCAAATTGATCAGTTTGACTTCcatttaaatgaattaaaaataccAAGATGACTTACTTGAAAATCTTAGTTTGTTGTATAACTTCATAGTAGTTGGACAAGGCTTTCAAAAGTGAGCTATAGTTTATGGTGCTTGCTCTCAAGATGTCATCAGCAAGTTCTGGTATGAAGACTGTCTGAGTCTTCCGCTGTTTGAGCATCTCCAATTCCTTAGTGACCAGATCATCGTGCAGCTTCATGTACTTCTCTTTTGCTTTTTGGAGCTTGTTCTGATTATTGTATACCACTACCGGCTCGCTACTTTCGGTACCAACCAACGTACGTACACACatgtttcttcctttcttttgaTAACCGCCTATGCGtgataaaaagataataaattaGTCTTCGAAACGTGCCGAATCGTTTACACCAATTACGCACGAAGGGCTCGTCGAATTTGACTCAAACGTTTCAGAAATAATTTGGAAATCGCGACGCGAATGCACGCGTAGACGAAGTTGTACTGTCGCACAGTGCGCCGCTCCGTGGAAGTAAACCCCCTTTTATAACTCCCCACCAATGATCGACAATCGGCCAATCACGAGATCATGTAATCGAAAGGGTTTGCCATTCGAGAAACCCTGAATTTACGAGGGATGAGTTCACTGATCTGTGATGAAGATTTAATATAAtccttattgtttaattatctCATTGAAATAAAATCAAGGAACTACTTTCTATGGTTTGTATCTTTAAGATTAAGTTTCTATACTATagttataatatagaatttcTGTCATTTCATTCTTTTACATAAGATTCATTTCCTATTTATTATAATGCATCATGCAGATTTTGTCTTTTTTGCAGCATTGTACTCGTTGACGTCATTAATCGACACAAAAGAATCGATTACAGTTGAAATAATCATGTCCTTAAGCCAAGAACGAATAAGTACTATTATTACTTTGTAACCAATTTGAAACACATAATAGTATTAAGAATGGACTAAATGCTTTGAAGTGTGTCGAAAGTATTTTATGGTTCGATAGATATTAACATAGATCGAGAATATAATGTACAATAACATCTTTACCGTGATATGAcatattttactttatatggatGTTTTCCATTTCGTTTGGCGAACAAACCAAACAGGGGTTCAAATTGTAAATATCCTCCCAATTACATAAAAGCGCGGGAGATAAAAATTCGTTGGACTTAATTGACTGCCACTGGTTGATAAAATCTCGATTTATCATATACGATCATGCAGCGTTTGTACAAGACAGAGTTAACGtccttttatcatttattttgcCAATCAATTTATAGGTCACATAAAATTCAATGGAAAATTTCATTAAGTAGGTTTGTTTTTAGCATTTTTCCTTTTACATTATAATTATCTGACGGACAATATTTAACGTTCAATATTATCGTTTGTGTAACATTCCAGATTTTTTCATCTCATATTATTATCAATCAAGTGATATTTATATCCTTCGTATATTTGTTATGAatataattgcatatttaaGAATGTGATACGTTTCATTAGATTCGATATGAATTTACAAGATAAATTCGGGGATAACTTCGCGGGAAGAAAGCGGTGCATTATTCGAATGGAAGAAATAAGAACAGtgttacgaagaagaagaaatgatcgtggaaaaagaagaggaggaaatGGACGAGCTGGATGGCGTGTTTCGACTGCGCACTAGCGTTATCCGGCAATTGCTGTTTTTTTACTCGCTTGATTTCAAATGAAGGGGTACCACCGGCGAACTACATAGTGATGAAAGATATTCGAGCAATAGACATGTTTCCATGCTGTCCCTTAGTCGGCGACACTCACGAGAATCCATAGTTTGACTTTCAAATCTAAGAGCGTCATCTGCTTTTTCCTAAATTTCAATCAgtatgaaatattagcaaaatataattatgaaataaaatttgaataattcgattttgtttcttttttttcagttATCAATAAATTTGTTACACAAGACAAGTTGTTGTGCAATACAAATTAATACAAACGGCTAAAAGAAAAAAGGATGTGAAACGTGACCACTATCAGTGAGGCCAAGGGACCAACATCTTTCCTTTTCATAAGAGAAGATTATGTACTTTAAAATTAAGTTGCTCATTTTCTATTACTCCGTAGCTCTATAgctcttaaatgttataaaaattgtagtatatttaaacaaacttagataaaattatgaaatttctaaTACTGAAATATTTTAGGGAGTTAAATAGCTATTTGAAGCGATTCGGTATGAATGAGTCAATGATGATTATATTATTTGAAAACAAACCTCATATAGAGCGTCTAACGTTCCATGGGAAGGTATATAGATAATTGATGGTTAAGTATTCATCAGGTTGGATTTACGTGCGTTATAGCATTACACAAACACGCTAGGCATCGTCATCCGAGTTAAAAGCGGCTCAGCGTAGAGTTGCTACGTGATTCCCTGCAACGTTAGAAATTTCGGTGCCTTATGATTCGgagaatttttttatatctagtcCATACAGTTCTCACGTATATAAATACCAAGTAATGGCCCAATATAGATTTCACGATAAAAAATTGCGTAATTAATTCTTCTTAgtaatttctttttcatattataaCGATAGCCTTTCATTGCTAATTGTTTAAACATACATTAATTAGTTATCCACTTGctatttattattaatctaaTCTTTTCAGTATAAACAAAAGACTTTTCTGTAATGATACTACATATTTACCATATATTGTTTAAATTAAAAGCATGTtctaaagataataaaatattttcggaAACGTGATTAGCAACAGGTTTCGGAATTAGGTGAAGGATTACGAAGCTTACATACGCATGAGGATCATCGCACGAGCTCGCAAGAAAAACAAATCTGGACTCTTGCGTTAAATGATTCAATAATCAATGATACAGCGAGCTTTCACAGTTACCATATGGTACATAGCAATACTGACCCAAGCTTCttataatctagaaacaaacaATTCTCAAatcttttctaattattttcaaaatacattttataaatttacaatgataggaaaatttataagaaattcTAACTACACAAGGATAAAGATAATTgcagaaagaaatataaaaatgaatttatcttcgttattttttagattcaacatattatatttaaattaagaaGTTTCAATTATGTCAGGTAAATCGAATGACTATCCATCAATGTAACTATTATCAGGTCTTAAAGACAAAATTATCAAGCTTTATATTATTACAGCTGTAACGTAAGATTAAAGGCTGTCGACCGCAAAATATTTGGCAAAGTACCACCCCCGAAGTGTGTATTCCTTAAGCTTCATTTATTTTTGGAACGTCTTTACTGACACTAAAGATGTTCCATTTCGATCATAATATTAATAGCATGACTCAACATTACATGAAACATATGGGCATGCATAATATTTGTACAAAGTATACTTTTTAACGCGAGAATTGTAATTAATTTGTgatgtatttttaaattaccAAAATTAAAGATTCTTAACTTGCAGCTCGCAAATGCATGTTTATTTGGAGGGAAAGTAGTAGTTAGCCTTgctaataaatttattaatgaatCATATAAGTAGGTCAGCAAATGCAACATATACGTGCGTAAGAAGATAGCACATTAATCATAAATTTTTACGTCGGTTTGTGCAATTGAAAAACAATCTTTGGTGTTCTTTTCTTCATAAAAGCAGAATTAATTAAGCCAAAACAttgtttttcatattatttattgttaaaggAAAGATCATTATTATAAGATGCTTACaattggcaaatttattttataatttatacatgACGTATTACATGAAATCACATTCATCTCAAACTACAGTTCAGATCGAagataataatgaaaaaataacgTATAGAAATAAACTATGAATAATATGACCGTGAATGCTTAGCTAACAGCGATCTATGCAAAATACAAAAAGTAAATCATAGACATTTTAGCTCTGATCCATCACATTGGTTTCATTCATATTACTACCAGTACAATCTTTTTGGATTATCTCAAAAAGTGGTTGTAAGTCGGGCGTCGATTTGATCTGCGTTACAAACTCGCTCAATGATGGATTTTTATctaagaaaagagaaaaagattaaGGAATCAAACAACAAAATTAATACTGATGCgtaaaaaaatgattttttacCAGCATCTGGAATAGTTAACAATGCTGCCACGGCTCTTAATGCCGAACGTTTAAGTTCATCTTGTTTTTCATATTCCTGTTTGACTGAATTTGCTTTTACCTTCAGTGTACAAGTGCTTTTTAATGGTTCAACTAATCGTTCTAACCCTACATATGATtcaatatttcattaataaaaatcaatcaatttataatttatactaCATACTTACTCTGCAAAACTGCTGTAGGACATAATTGAGCAAGTCTCGCAGTCATTAGATAAGTTAACATCTTAATGTCATAATGATCTCTGAGACCATTCTCAACGTGatttaaaaattcgaaaacATCGAGACGATCCAAACAAGAGTCGAGTAATGTATACATGCACTCGAATGCTGCCTTTCTGAGATCTAAGCCATCATCTACTGTATGTTTGAAGGGACCCATTTCCACCTCTCTTATTAGTTCTTTctacatttaaattatttcatacacgtaaaataattattcaataaataattaattaaataatgataattaattaaattgttcCTTGTCGAATACCTTTATCTTAGTTTCAGCGTAAAGATGTGGTAACACGGAATCTAATAAATCTCTTATGAGCATTGGTTTATTGTGTGCTGCTGAATTAAATGCAACTAAAGCTACCCTTCTGACATTCAAATCGGGATCTTCCAAAGCAACTAAGAAACTATCCATACGTTGTTTTAACATAGCATCGATTTGTTGTGGCTGCAAAGAATTTCATAAAGaattaagtaatttattttaacaagtAAAACCGATGTATGAAATACCTGGTCAGAAATAGTAAATTTAACAGCAGTAACTGTAGTAGTTCTCAAAAGAGCAGATGTTGATTTTAATGACTCTTGTAATCTTGGCAGTAAAGTAGCGGGATCGATCAATGTAAGTTTTCCTAGGCACTCTGCTACAACGTTACGGGTACCTTCTTCCGTGCATTCACAATGCCTATACAAAAGCATCCAAATCGAAGGCACGAAATTTTGCAAATGAGACACCCCGGATGGACTAGCAGATTGACATGTAATTATCTGCAAGCCattaaattttcaaagttttaaatgaaaataaaacaaagcttaaaatatttaatgaagGTTACCTCTTTCAACGAATGTAAAAGAAGATATTGACGCTTTGGTTGTGCCTCGATTTCTTTCAAAATGAATGGCAAGTATTTTGGAAGATTACCAACAGCTATGTTACCCAATGTATAACTAGCTGCTGATTTTACCTCCTCTGAATGGGAAGAGAATGAATTCAAAATTATATGTTTCAGAGAACTGATTTCACTCAAATCcctaaatagaaaataatttaagtGACGTGAACAATTTGAAATCgacataataatatatacttacACATGTCTACCTATTTCACCAATAACCAATAATGCAAAAATATGCTGCGCATCACTTTGAGGATTTTGAACGTCTTTCAGAAATTGCTCGACCACCGCTTGAGCTTCTTGATGCCATGTGATTGTTAATGCAGCTGCACATTTTGCGAGGGAATGATAAGCTTGTTTGTGAAGTACAGATTGACTGACAGGAGCTAACAACATTGAGAGCAATTCTCTGTAACCAAGACCTGGTATATCTGCTTGTACTAGTGCTTGGAAAAATTCCAACATCGAATTCAAAGCCACACCTAACACATGAAGAagaattcattattaatatttttattatacatatatatcttacatattttttaattaagtatttaaatatacattacCTTGTAAAAGTGGAGACTTCACCAGAACTAATATTTCTGGAAGGATGTTATCAGAAACCCTTGTAAGAGCAACTGGATGTAACTTCGCTATGGTGGTGAGAAGATTAAGGGTTAATTGCGCAATATGTAAATCAGTCTCGTTTAATAATGCTGGTAATTCTGTAGTAAcctaataaaatattctattataatatgaaaaaaatattctattataatattttcctATTTATTACCTTATCCAATAAATCAGCATGAAGAGTAGAGCTATAGTTTCGAACCAAGGTATCCAGAAGTGGAAGAGAACATAATTTTAAAGCCCGTTGATTTTTTCTCAGAAAAGATCCAAGAATTGGAATTGCTTCTTCCTGTAAAAAAAATACAGTAAAATGAAGCAAATACAATAATATcaaaatagtataaaaatgtTTATCAAAACAAAATCTGAAGTATTAATCTGTAAAAGACAATATAGCGTACATACCATAATTTGATTAAGATCTACTCTTAGAGGAGACGCTGCTATACATGTCAAGGCTTTCACCGTCGTAAGTCGAGTGATCTCATTACGTAGTCTATCCAGGAATATAGGAAGGCATACATGCAATTCGTCAGACAAAGTATCTCCAAAATGTGCGAGAATTTGACCCATGCATGCGATTGCTCTTTCCTTTACTTCTTGATCGATGTCTGCTGTTCTCAGTCTCATTAACGTGCAACGATATATTTCCCCAGATAATGATGTAAAATCAAAGTAACATGTTTTAtctgaaataatatttatgacaacgaaataaattttttattgattcatttataaatatatagtcAAACAGATTTGTTTACCATGTGGCCTGATTACTTGCACAAGTTGTTGTAATACCAACAATGCTTCTgctgtaattttataaaatggaTCTCCGACAGCTAATATAATCGGTGGCGCTAAAACTGCCATATGAGCGTGAAACACTTCTGGTTGATGAGTTATCAATAACGTATGTACAAATGCCAATGTATCAATCTTCATATTGGATGAAGAATTTTTGTCTCCCAAAGAATATTGTATACCAGGTATCAACGCAGGTATATGATTACTTAAAGCACCAGGCAATACGAGCACTAATTCTTTCAGCAGTGAGAAACAATCTTGTCTCGTTTTAatacttttttctttcatttgacGATGAACAGCTTTCACAATTAATGGGACTTGTTGCTGTAGCAATGCAATAGGTCCATCATCATCTTCCATTGCATCTGGATCAAGAGCCACACCAGTAGCTGGTCTTGTTTGTCTTAGAAGTGCAATGTATGCATGGAAAATATCAGACTTTACATTTTCCTCCCTTTCTACAAAAATATAGCTGTATTAGTAacaatttaaataacattaatttTCTATTGAACTGTTTTTACTGTATGCGAAAGATACCTTTAAATCTTGAAATCAAAGCCGGAGAAACAACTTTATAAAGTTCGGGAAGAAGCTCCCGTCTACTAGACACAACAGCTTCCAGGCACTTTGCAGCTGCCCTACGAACTTTCCAACTCATGTCATCATCATCTGAATATTCGTCTTCCGCGTCCTCTTCTCCATCTTCTTCTACTTCCATCATAATATCTTCTGCATCGGACATTTCGTTCATATCATCATCGTAATTGTAATTTGGGTCATATGTAATGTAAACCAAACAGATTTCTATAATCTAgcaaagaaatagaatttaacgCAAATTTATGAATAATTCTAATGAATCTAAAATGTTAAAATTACTTAAGAAAGTGTCCGCACTTTATTTATATGTGGAGTAATTTCTTTAGGGCATCTGTATACAAAAGATTCAAATGCTTGCAAACAATACTCTCTCAACTCATCATCATCCTCGTTACTATACTGTACAATTAATGGCATAACTTTTTCTATTTGCTCTCCAAATCTGTGACCTGCTTGACGACTGAAATTTGACAATAAAAATAGgatttatatagaaaaaaatgCATAGTGATTAGTCATAAAAATACTTACCAAATGGAAGCAATGCATTGTATATAAGTACGTATTACATTTTTTGCTGTTTGAGTATAAAGTCCTTCAAGTAGATGATCTACTAGTTTATTGTACAGATAATTGTTGCTTGAAGTTAGGAGGTGACTCAATGCTATTATAGTACGCTTTCTAACTGCTTGACGAGGAGAAGAAAGTTGCGGCAACAATGCGGCCAAAATAGTGGAATGGAACGTAATTAGCAAAGCACCAAATCGAGACAATAAATCGGCCATAATATCGAGTGCTTCGAGTTGTACGGATACATCCTCCTGCTGTATGTAATaaagaattatttcttttattctgaatatgttatataaaatattattaacgaCTTTGAGATGAGTTATTATAAGTTTGAAAACATTAATTACTTTTTCTATAGCACTACTTAGTCGGCCGGTTATTCGTTTACAAACATTCGCGACAAGTGCACTGGATCCCAAAGGAAGCTCAGATATTACAGTCTTCAATCCAATACTGGAAATATCCCTTAATTGTTCTTTATCTGATACCATGTTA
Proteins encoded in this region:
- the Cand1 gene encoding cullin-associated and neddylation-dissociated 1 isoform X2, producing MVSDKEQLRDISSIGLKTVISELPLGSSALVANVCKRITGRLSSAIEKQEDVSVQLEALDIMADLLSRFGALLITFHSTILAALLPQLSSPRQAVRKRTIIALSHLLTSSNNYLYNKLVDHLLEGLYTQTAKNVIRTYIQCIASICRQAGHRFGEQIEKVMPLIVQYSNEDDDELREYCLQAFESFVYRCPKEITPHINKIIEICLVYITYDPNYNYDDDMNEMSDAEDIMMEVEEDGEEDAEDEYSDDDDMSWKVRRAAAKCLEAVVSSRRELLPELYKVVSPALISRFKEREENVKSDIFHAYIALLRQTRPATGVALDPDAMEDDDGPIALLQQQVPLIVKAVHRQMKEKSIKTRQDCFSLLKELVLVLPGALSNHIPALIPGIQYSLGDKNSSSNMKIDTLAFVHTLLITHQPEVFHAHMAVLAPPIILAVGDPFYKITAEALLVLQQLVQVIRPHDKTCYFDFTSLSGEIYRCTLMRLRTADIDQEVKERAIACMGQILAHFGDTLSDELHVCLPIFLDRLRNEITRLTTVKALTCIAASPLRVDLNQIMEEAIPILGSFLRKNQRALKLCSLPLLDTLVRNYSSTLHADLLDKVTTELPALLNETDLHIAQLTLNLLTTIAKLHPVALTRVSDNILPEILVLVKSPLLQGVALNSMLEFFQALVQADIPGLGYRELLSMLLAPVSQSVLHKQAYHSLAKCAAALTITWHQEAQAVVEQFLKDVQNPQSDAQHIFALLVIGEIGRHVDLSEISSLKHIILNSFSSHSEEVKSAASYTLGNIAVGNLPKYLPFILKEIEAQPKRQYLLLHSLKEIITCQSASPSGVSHLQNFVPSIWMLLYRHCECTEEGTRNVVAECLGKLTLIDPATLLPRLQESLKSTSALLRTTTVTAVKFTISDQPQQIDAMLKQRMDSFLVALEDPDLNVRRVALVAFNSAAHNKPMLIRDLLDSVLPHLYAETKIKKELIREVEMGPFKHTVDDGLDLRKAAFECMYTLLDSCLDRLDVFEFLNHVENGLRDHYDIKMLTYLMTARLAQLCPTAVLQRLERLVEPLKSTCTLKVKANSVKQEYEKQDELKRSALRAVAALLTIPDADKNPSLSEFVTQIKSTPDLQPLFEIIQKDCTGSNMNETNVMDQS
- the Cand1 gene encoding cullin-associated and neddylation-dissociated 1 isoform X1 produces the protein MASVSYQIANLLEKMTSTDKDFRFMATNDLMSELQKDNIKLDDDSERKVVKMLLKLLEDKNGEVQNLAVKCLGPLVNKVKEYQVETIVDALCINMVSDKEQLRDISSIGLKTVISELPLGSSALVANVCKRITGRLSSAIEKQEDVSVQLEALDIMADLLSRFGALLITFHSTILAALLPQLSSPRQAVRKRTIIALSHLLTSSNNYLYNKLVDHLLEGLYTQTAKNVIRTYIQCIASICRQAGHRFGEQIEKVMPLIVQYSNEDDDELREYCLQAFESFVYRCPKEITPHINKIIEICLVYITYDPNYNYDDDMNEMSDAEDIMMEVEEDGEEDAEDEYSDDDDMSWKVRRAAAKCLEAVVSSRRELLPELYKVVSPALISRFKEREENVKSDIFHAYIALLRQTRPATGVALDPDAMEDDDGPIALLQQQVPLIVKAVHRQMKEKSIKTRQDCFSLLKELVLVLPGALSNHIPALIPGIQYSLGDKNSSSNMKIDTLAFVHTLLITHQPEVFHAHMAVLAPPIILAVGDPFYKITAEALLVLQQLVQVIRPHDKTCYFDFTSLSGEIYRCTLMRLRTADIDQEVKERAIACMGQILAHFGDTLSDELHVCLPIFLDRLRNEITRLTTVKALTCIAASPLRVDLNQIMEEAIPILGSFLRKNQRALKLCSLPLLDTLVRNYSSTLHADLLDKVTTELPALLNETDLHIAQLTLNLLTTIAKLHPVALTRVSDNILPEILVLVKSPLLQGVALNSMLEFFQALVQADIPGLGYRELLSMLLAPVSQSVLHKQAYHSLAKCAAALTITWHQEAQAVVEQFLKDVQNPQSDAQHIFALLVIGEIGRHVDLSEISSLKHIILNSFSSHSEEVKSAASYTLGNIAVGNLPKYLPFILKEIEAQPKRQYLLLHSLKEIITCQSASPSGVSHLQNFVPSIWMLLYRHCECTEEGTRNVVAECLGKLTLIDPATLLPRLQESLKSTSALLRTTTVTAVKFTISDQPQQIDAMLKQRMDSFLVALEDPDLNVRRVALVAFNSAAHNKPMLIRDLLDSVLPHLYAETKIKKELIREVEMGPFKHTVDDGLDLRKAAFECMYTLLDSCLDRLDVFEFLNHVENGLRDHYDIKMLTYLMTARLAQLCPTAVLQRLERLVEPLKSTCTLKVKANSVKQEYEKQDELKRSALRAVAALLTIPDADKNPSLSEFVTQIKSTPDLQPLFEIIQKDCTGSNMNETNVMDQS